A region of Calypte anna isolate BGI_N300 chromosome 22, bCalAnn1_v1.p, whole genome shotgun sequence DNA encodes the following proteins:
- the NEFL gene encoding neurofilament light polypeptide, with protein sequence MSSYGYDPFFPSYKRRYAESPRLHVSAMRSSSGGYSSARSAYSSLSAPVSSVSVRRSYAASSASGSLLHSVDSLDLSQVAAISNDLKSIRSQERAQLQDLNDRFACFIERVHELEQQNKVLEAELLVLRQKHAEPSRFRALYEQEIRELRLAAEEATSEKQALQGERESLEETLRGLQARYEEEVLSREDAEARLLEVRKGADEAALARAELEKRVDSLLDELAFLKKVHEEELAELQAQIQYAHLSVEMDVSAKPDLSAALRDIRAQYEKLAARNMQNAEEWFRSRFTVLSESAAKNTDAVRAAKDEVSESRRLLKAKTLEIEATRGMNEALEKQLQELEEKQSADISALQDTINKLENELRTTKSEMARYLKEYQDLLNVKMALDIEIAAYRKLLEGEETRLSFTGVGSITSGYTQAAPTFGRSAYSGLQTSSYLMTTRSFPTYYSSHVQEEQIEIEETIESAKVGEAKAAPEEEGEEEEKEEGEEEGGEEAEEEEEGAKEESEEAKEGEEEEEGEETAAEEGEESQETAEETAEEEKEEKEEKAEKAAPGKEESEVKKKA encoded by the exons ATGAGCTCCTACGGCTACGACCCGTTCTTCCCCTCCTACAAGCGGCGCTACGCCGAGAGCCCGCGGCTGCACGTCTCGGCGATGcgcagcagcagcggcggctACAGCTCAGCCCGCTCGGCGTACTCCAGCCTCTCGGCGCCCGTCTCCTCCGTGTCGGTGCGGCGCAGCTATGCCGCCTCCAGCGCCTCGGGCTCCCTCCTGCACTCGGTGGACAGCCTCGACCTCAGCCAGGTGGCGGCCATCAGCAACGACCTCAAGTCGATCCGCAGCCAGGAGCGGGCGCAGCTGCAGGACCTCAACGACCGCTTCGCCTGCTTCATCGAGCGGGTCCatgagctggagcagcagaacaAGGTGCTGGAGGCCGAGCTGCTGGTCCTGCGGCAGAAACACGCCGAGCCCTCCCGCTTCCGCGCCCTCTACGAGCAGGAGATCCGTGAGCTGCGCTTGGCCGCCGAGGAGGCGACGAGCGAGAAGCAGGCGCTGCAGGGAGAACgggagagcctggaggagacCCTGAGGGGGCTGCAGGCGCGGTACGAAGAGGAGGTGCTGAGCCGGGAGGATGCGGAGGCCCGGCTGCTGGAGGTGCGGAAAGGCGCGGACGAAGCGGCGCTGGCCCGGGCGGAGCTGGAGAAGCGTGTGGACAGCTTGCTGGACGAGCTGGCTTTCCTCAAGAAGGTGCATGAGGAGGAGCTGGCGGAGCTGCAGGCGCAGATCCAGTACGCGCACCTCTCGGTGGAGATGGACGTGTCGGCCAAACCCGACCTCTCCGCAGCCCTGCGCGACATCCGCGCTCAGTACGAGAAGCTGGCGGCCCGCAACATGCAGAACGCCGAGGAGTGGTTCCGAAGCCGCTTCACCGTCCTCAGCGAAAGCGCGGCCAAGAACACCGACGCCGTCCGAGCCGCCAAGGACGAAGTGTCCGAGAGCCGCCGGCTGCTCAAGGCCAAAACGCTGGAGATCGAGGCCACCCGAGGCATGAACGAGgctctggagaagcagctgcaggagctggaagagaagcagagcGCTGATATCTCTGCCCTGCAG GATACAATCAACAAATTAGAGAACGAGCTGAGAACCACAAAGAGTGAAATGGCTCGGTACCTGAAGGAGTATCAAGACCTACTCAATGTGAAAATGGCCTTGGATATTGAAATTGCAGCATATAG gAAGCTACTGGAAGGTGAAGAGACCCGACTGAGTTTCACTGGTGTTGGAAGCATCACCAGTGGCTACACCCAGGCTGCCCCAACTTTTGGCAGGTCTGCCTACAGTGGGCTCCAAACCAGCTCCTACCTGATGACAACACGTTCCTTCCCCACGTACTATTCCAGTCATGTCCAGGAAGAACAAATTGAAATAGAAGAAACAATTGAGTCTGCTAAAGTGGGAGAAGCTAAGGCAGCCCCTGAAGAAGAaggtgaggaggaagagaaagaggaaggtgaggaagaaggaggtgaagaggctgaagaagaggaggaag gTGCTAAGGAAGAATCTGAAGAAGCCAAAGAgggtgaggaagaagaagaaggggaggaaacagcagctgaagaaggAGAGGAATCTCAGGAAACTGCTGAGGAAActgctgaggaagagaaggaagagaaggaagagaaagcagagaaagcagcaccaggaaaggaagagagtgAAGTGAAGAAGAAGGCTTGA